tacACAGATCtctataacaatatctctatatacACAGATCtctataacaatatctctatatacACAGATCTCTATAACAATATCTCTTTATACACAGATCTCTATAACAATATCTCTTTATACACAGATCTCTATAACAATATCTCTTTATACACAGATCATTGTATACACAGATCTCTATAACAATATCTCTTTATACACAGATCTCTATAACAATATCTCTTTATACACAGATCTCTATAACAATATCTCTTTATACACAGATCTCTATAACAATATCTCTTTATACACAGATCtatataacaatatctctatatacACAGATCtctataacaatatctctatatacACAGATCtctataacaatatctctatatacACAGATCtctataacaatatctctatatacACAGATCtctataacaatatctctatatacACAGATCTCTATAACAATATCTCTTTATACACAGATCTCTATAACAATATCTCTTTATACACAGATCTCTATAACAATATCTCTTTATACACATATCACTTTATACACAGATCTATATAACAATATATCTTTATACACAGATCACTTTATACACAGATCtctataacaatatctctatatacACAGATCTCTATAACAATATCTCTTTATACACAGATCTATAGAAcaatatatctatatacacagatctctataacaatatctctatatacACAGATCtctataacaatatctctatatacACAGATCTCTATAACAATATCTCTTTATACACAGATCTATATAACAATATCTCTTTATACACAGATCTCTATAACAATATCTCTTTATACACAGATCTCTATAACAATATCTCTTTATACACAGATCtctataacaatatctctatatacACAGATCTCTATAACAATATCTCTTTATACACAGATCtatataacaatatctctatatacACAGATCtctataacaatatctctatatacACAGATCtctataacaatatctctatatacACAGATCTCTATAACAATATCTCTTTATACACAGATCTATATAACAATATATCTTTATACACAGATCTCTATAACAATATCTCTTTATACACATATCACTTTATACACAGATCTATATAACAATATCTCTTTATACACAGATCACTTTATACACAGATCtctataacaatatctctatatacACAGATCTCTATAACAATATCTCTTTATACACAGATCTATATAACAATATCTCTTTATACACAGATCACATATGctgtacacatactgtacacatactACATGCATACTGTACACATACTATGCACATACTACATGCATACTGTACACATACTATGCACATACTACATGCATACTGTACACATACTACTTGAGTGATTCTGTCTTCTGGTTGATGGGGTCTGAATCACTAGCACTGGGTTCTGCCTGGTGGGGAGCACTGGGTTCTGCCTGGTGGGGAGCACTGGGTTCTGCCTGGTGGGGGAGCACTGGGTTCTGCCTGGTGGGGGAGCACTGGGTTCTGCCTGGTGGGGGAGCACTGGGTTCTGCCTGGTGGGGAGCACTGGGTTCTGCCTGGTGGGGAGCACTGGGTTCTGCCTGGTGGGGAAGCACTGGGTTCTGCCTGGTGGGGAGCACTGGGTTCTGCCTGGTGGGGAGCACTGGGTTCTGCCTGGTGGGGAGCACTGGGTTCTGCCTGGTGGGGGAGCACTGGGTTCTGCCTGGTGGGGAGCACTGGGTTCTGCCTGGTGGGGAGCACTGGGTTCTGCCTGGTGGGGGAGCACTGGGTTCTGCCTGGTGGGGGAGCACTGGGTTCTGCCTGGTGGGGAAGCACTGGGTTCTGCCTGGTGGGGAGCACTGGGTTCTGCCTGGTGGGGAGCACTGGGTTCTGCCTGGTGGGGAGCACTGGGTTCTGCCTGGTGGGGAGCACTGGGTTCTGCCTGGTGGGGAGCACTGGGTTCTGCCTGGTGGGGGGGAGCACTGGGTTCTGCCTGGTGGGGAGCACTGGGTTCTGCCTGGTGGGGAGCACTGGGTTCTGCCTGGTGGGGAGCACTGGGTTCTGCCTGGTGGGGAGCACTGGGTTCTGCCTGGTGGGGAGCACTGGGGAGGGGAGCACTGGGTTCTGCCTGGTGGGGAGCACTGGGTTCTGCCTGGTGGGGAGCACTGGGTTCTGTCTGGTGGGGAGCACTGGGTTCTGCCTGGTGGGGGAGCACTGGGTTCTGCCTGGTGGGGGAGCACTGGGTTCTGCCTGGTGGGGGAGCACTGGGTTCTGCCTGGTGGGGGAGCACTGGGTTCTGCCTGGTGGGGAGCACTGGGTTCTGCCTGGTGGGGAGCACTGGGTTCTGCCTGGTGGGGAGCACTGGGTTCTGCCTGGTGGGGAGCACTGGGTTCTGTCTGGTGGGGAGCACTGGGTTCTGCCTGGTGGGGAGCACTGGGTTCTGCCTGGTGGGGAGCACTGGGTTCTGCCTGGTGGGGAGCACTGGGTTCTGCCTGGTGGGGGGGAGCACTGGGTTCTGCCTGGTGGGGGAGCACTGGGTTCTGCCTGGTGGGGAAGCACTGGGTTCTGCCTGGTGGGGGAGCACTGGGTTCTGCCTGGTGGGGGAGCACTGGGTTCTGCCTGGTGGGGAGCACTGGGTTCTGCCTGGTGGGGGAGCACTGGGTTCTGCCTGGTGGGGAGCACTGGGTTCTGCCTGGTGGGGAGCACTGGGTTCTGCCTGGTGGGGAAGCACTGGGTTCTGCCTGGTGGGGAGCACTGGGTTCTGCCTGGTGGGGGAGCACTGGGTTCTGTCTGGTGGGGAAGCACTGGGTTCTGCCTGGTGGGGAAGCACTGGGTTCTGCCTGGTGGTGGAGCACTGGGTTCTGTCTGGTGGGGAAGCACTGGGTTCTGCCTGGTGGGGAGCACTGGGTTCTGCCTGGTGGGGAGCACTGGGTTCTGCCTGGTGGGGGAGTACTGGGTTCTGCCTGGTGGGGGAGCACTGGGTTCTGCCTGGTGGGGGAGCACTGGGGTCTGCCTGGTGGGGGAGCACTGGGTTCTGAGAAAGAGGAGCAGTAAGACGAAGAGGGACGGAAACATCAGCATGTCATTGTGAATCTTCTGACAAGCACTTCCTGAAAAGCTGCAAATAGCTAGATAGCCTAAGCCTACGATGTTTACAATGCAACGCCAACTCTGCACCTCACTTCCTGTAAAGTAACGCCCCTCTGTACACACCATGTCATTGTGAATCTTCTGATGATCACT
Above is a genomic segment from Oncorhynchus gorbuscha isolate QuinsamMale2020 ecotype Even-year linkage group LG10, OgorEven_v1.0, whole genome shotgun sequence containing:
- the LOC124045400 gene encoding extensin-like encodes the protein MVCTEGRYFTGKPSAPPPGRPQCSPTRQNPVLPHQAEPSTPPPGRTQCSPPGRTQCSPPGRTQCFPTRQNPVLHHQAEPSASPPGRTQCFPTRQNPVLPHQAEPSAPHQAEPSASPPGRTQCSPPGRTQCSPPGRTQCSPTRQNPVLPTRQNPVLPHQAEPSAPPPGRTQCFPTRQNPVLPHQAEPSAPPHQAEPSAPHQAEPSAPHQAEPSAPHQAEPSAPHQTEPSAPHQAEPSAPHQAEPSAPHQAEPSAPHQAEPSAPPPGRTQCSPTRQNPVLPHQAEPSAPPPGRTQCSPPDRTQCSPPGRTQCSPPGRTQCSPPQCSPPGRTQCSPPGRTQCSPPGRTQCSPPGRTQCSPPGRTQCSPPPGRTQCSPPGRTQCSPPGRTQCSPPGRTQCSPPGRTQCSPPGRTQCFPTRQNPVLPHQAEPSAPPPGRTQCSPPGRTQCSPPGRTQCSPTRQNPVLPTRQNPVLPTRQNPVLPTRQNPVLPHQAEPSAPHQAEPSAPHQAEPSAPPPGRTQCSPTRQNPVLPHQAEPSAPHQAEPSAPHQAEPSASDSDPINQKTESLK